A single genomic interval of Granulicella tundricola MP5ACTX9 harbors:
- the ftcD gene encoding glutamate formimidoyltransferase, protein MTPDAIIECVPNFSEGTHPDIVRHIVSAMQVDGVRLLDYSLDPDHNRSVVTIAGPPAQVMEAAVLAAGKAAQLIDLTQQTGVHPRIGAADVIPFVPVSGLSLAEAAMLARQAGLQIWRRFGVPVYFYGAAAARPDRVQLEDVRRGQFEGLREAALKDAARRPDVGGPELHETAGASVVGARSFLIAYNIYLDERAEITQARAIARDIRASSGGMQGVKAIGVLANGRAQVSMNITDFHLTPMPKIHSTVAELARRHGTSLGEGELIGLIPAAAYDAEARWIKEIPSFDPEQKIIENRLNNPMAWPS, encoded by the coding sequence ATGACTCCTGATGCCATCATCGAGTGCGTGCCCAACTTCTCGGAGGGCACGCACCCTGACATCGTTCGCCACATCGTCTCCGCGATGCAGGTGGATGGTGTGCGGCTGCTCGACTATTCCCTGGACCCCGACCACAACCGTTCGGTGGTGACCATCGCAGGGCCGCCCGCGCAGGTCATGGAGGCCGCCGTCCTGGCAGCCGGCAAGGCCGCCCAGCTGATCGACCTCACTCAGCAGACGGGAGTCCACCCCCGAATAGGAGCCGCTGACGTCATCCCATTCGTCCCGGTGTCCGGCCTCTCCCTCGCTGAAGCAGCAATGCTCGCTCGGCAGGCGGGCCTGCAGATCTGGCGCCGGTTCGGGGTTCCTGTCTACTTCTACGGGGCAGCCGCAGCCAGACCAGATCGTGTGCAGCTCGAAGACGTCCGGCGGGGCCAATTTGAAGGCCTGCGTGAGGCTGCGTTGAAGGATGCTGCGCGCCGACCAGATGTTGGCGGTCCCGAGCTACACGAGACGGCGGGGGCATCCGTTGTGGGAGCGCGTAGCTTCCTGATTGCCTACAACATCTATCTCGATGAACGTGCCGAGATAACCCAGGCACGAGCCATCGCCAGGGACATCCGTGCGTCATCCGGTGGCATGCAGGGTGTCAAAGCGATCGGTGTCCTGGCAAATGGCCGGGCGCAGGTGAGCATGAATATCACTGACTTTCATCTCACGCCCATGCCCAAGATCCACTCCACGGTGGCGGAGCTCGCGCGGCGGCATGGCACCTCGCTGGGTGAGGGGGAGTTGATTGGGCTCATCCCCGCAGCGGCCTATGACGCTGAGGCCCGCTGGATCAAGGAGATTCCGTCATTCGATCCTGAACAGAAGATCATCGAGAACAGGCTGAACAATCCCATGGCCTGGCCAAGCTGA